DNA from Triticum aestivum cultivar Chinese Spring chromosome 7D, IWGSC CS RefSeq v2.1, whole genome shotgun sequence:
GCGAGAGATAGAGATGAAcatagtttttcttctttttttcttctctgttTGTTTCCATGCATGGTCGACATAATTTTGCTAACTGCAACGTTGTTGTGATTTTCTTTCAACGAAAATCGAGTTAATTGCTCAAAACCACCAGATCTGAGGCTAGGTACTCCAAAACTACCATTTTTGACAAAAATTACAAAAAACCACCAACTCTGTGGCAAGTGAGTAACAAATGCCACTGATTTGCATATTTGTCGCGGCTGACAGCAAAACTGACAGGTTTGGCCCACACGTCAGGGTGACATGGAAGACCTATGTGGATAAGATGCTGAGGTGGccatgggacccacatgtcatccccactgtcttcttcctctttcttcctaCCTCATCTCTCTCTCCTCCGCTTCCTGGtcgcatcgcgccgccgccgctgcaccctCCTCTGAACACCGTCCATCTCCTGGTCGCGTCGCGCCGCCATCCCTCCTAGTCCGCCGTTCaagcgccatggccggcgagccagAGGTGGAGCTCGTCTTGCCCGGCCATCCCCTGCTCGATCCGGTCGCCgacctggccgccgccgccgctcctagCGCGCCCGTCCCTCCTGGTCCGACCGCGTCAGCCTCGCCGCCACCTGCGCATGCAGTTCCGCCGCCCGGCGCTTGCAGTGCTGCCGCCCAGCGCCTGCAGTTCCGCCGCCCGGCCCTTGcaagcgccgccgcctcgcgctcgcctctccggcaagccccgccCCGTGCCCGCCTCATCCCGCGGCTGAGTGCCGGGATCTCGCTGGCAGGGACGCGGGCGTGCGGGGGCTCGGCCTCGCCGCAGGGAGAAAGGGGCACGGGCACGCGGGGGCTTGGCCTCGCGGAGCGAGCAGGGGCGCGGGCACGCGAGGGTTCGGCCTCGCCAGAGCGGGCAGGGGCGGGTGGGTGGGGGAGGAGGCTCGGTCACGCCGGAGCATGCTGGGGTGCGGGGGTTCGGCCTCGCCGGAGCTAGCAGGGCCAGTCGCTGCTGTTGTTCCTCCACCGCTCCTgttggaaggaaggaggagaggagaTAAGAGAAGGAGAGAAgagctgacaggtgggaccctcgTCCACATCAGCTGGTCAAAGATCGACTAGGATTAGTCTTTGCCACATCagcggtcccacccgtcaggtttgctATTAGACGTGCTCAATTTCGAATCAGTGCGATTTGTTATCCACTTGGCGCAGAAGTGGTGGTCTTTTGTGATTTTCGACAAAAATGATAGTTTTGGAGTACCCTAGCCTCAAATCTGATGGTTTTGAGCAATTAACTCACCAAAATCACTTTCTAAAGTTCTTTAACTCCCTGTCCAGTGAGAACAGAGGATGATACCTCGCAGTCACAGGCCACATATTGCAATGGGCTGGCTGCAGTGATCAGATATTCAGATCTCCCCGTCTATCTTTTCGTCGACACAAGTAGTATCAAGATCTCGCCCTTTCAGAAACCTTTCCAACTGTTTCTGTATAAAAGGATTATGCTAGTAGTACGTACAACGAAAGCAAAATAGAAGTAATTCGGGTGATATTAACCAGGCTGTTTGCAGAATAAAATATCACTGCTAGTTAGGCAGGGCATTTGGCACACATGGCTGTGCTTCCGGTTATTCCAATTATTGCTCTTACTTGatcggtgccccccccccccccccacccctttaTCAATTCAGAGCTGCCACTTCTGATCATTCTTGTGCAGAAGACCGTCGTCGGCGCCGTCCTCGAAGACCCGAAGCGTCGCAAGGCGGATGAAATCGGTGACCTGAACTCCCACAGGCCTGTTCTCACAGCACAAAATGAGTAAGTTTCAGGTTGATCATCAGACACAAGAATTTTCCAGCAGGCAACAAACACCTCTTTCTATGCTTCTGCTACCAAGCAGTAGTCTACAAAGAGGAGAGAAGAAAAAAACATTGAGAATCAGATGATCAGTTCAACTCACCATGGGAAGCAGGCCTTCTCCGGCAGCCGCATTCCGAGCCTCGGGCCCTCGTCGTAGCCCTCGCAGACGACCTCCCCCTTGTCGTCCCTGTAGCACACGATCCCTCTCACCTGGTCCTCGAACACCTGCCGATCAGACCACCAATTCAGAGAGGATTTATTCGAAAAAGAAAAACAGTTCAGAGAGGAAACCGAGATGTCTCCTTGGATCAAGCATAGACATGGATGATGCAAGTGTGCATCGACCAGTGCAAGATAATTTATAGTACCTTGTTGCTGGTTGGTGCAGCAAAGGAGAGGTGCGAGGATGGTTGGTTACATCCATGGGCTGCAGAGGTTCTGAAGCTCAAGGCTGCTGCCGGCCTCCTTGCGCCGAATCTCGGGCCGGTGGTGGCCATGGAGGAAGAAGGGTGAGGGTGGCAGTAGCCTCTGAACGCCATTTTCTGGTTGGTCTCTGGTGAGGAGTCTGGGGTTCAGCAGAGCAGAGGACCTTGTGTTGGCTATATGCTGAATTCTGAATGATTTTCTTGGGAAGAGGGAGGAAGGGTATGGCCAGTTACAGAGCCATGGCACTTTAACAAGGTGTTTGTACTTTCTTGTAGGTTGTAGGGGCCGGGGTGGCAATCATCTGAAGGAAGGAAGGAAGCAGCAGCAACCGCAAAGCTTGCAATATCTATCTATTTTTCTATTGCAAGCTACACTTGGTGCGTCGTGGCCTTCCATGGTAGGTGTCTGATGATTTTGTTTTTGTTGGACTTTCTGCATTTCAGTTGCATTTTTGTAATCCATGTCGCTATAGATACATTATACATACTCAAAACTGTGCATATCTTAAGACcaaaatgctactccctccgatTTATATTTATATCAATTGTCACTGGTCTATTATAACTTTacccaaaaaggctttcgccccgctttatatataaagcaatgatcaACCACAGCCCAATTACAAATGCATCCacgacaacacacgcacacacccaaggcgggATACATAGACGCTGAgtgcagcaacaccacccctaacaCTACGAGAGCAATCAGGGCCTTCACGATGAACACACTACCACAAAAGATGAACCCGCATATGATGAACCGTGTGCTCCAAGGTGGCGCCTCCAAGAAGGTTACGACGTCAACGTGCCGCCACCGGCCGACTCGgggtcagagtttcccctggatcAACACGATGACCGACGAGAGCTGCGACGACGCTTTCAAGAAGGGAACGCGCTACGCCGCCGCCGttccgtccgaag
Protein-coding regions in this window:
- the LOC123165571 gene encoding uncharacterized protein codes for the protein MAFRGYCHPHPSSSMATTGPRFGARRPAAALSFRTSAAHGCNQPSSHLSFAAPTSNKVFEDQVRGIVCYRDDKGEVVCEGYDEGPRLGMRLPEKACFPWPVGVQVTDFIRLATLRVFEDGADDGLLHKNDQKWQL